Proteins co-encoded in one Oceanidesulfovibrio indonesiensis genomic window:
- a CDS encoding metallophosphoesterase produces the protein MSGPVTQAVYRGVMFFTDPHLAATPPYERREGYLEHVLAKVSACLEHARESELLPVLLGDFFHRRPGNVRQLLRRVFEVLEPYAGTSFRPWVLQGNHDQEEGAGSENSSLHVCALAGMIHLMDVSGVHGRFHVDGCEVALGATPYGMTLPSAVERAGADYVLWGSHCGIGFRDVVRKYPPLHEIQGVDWVVNGHLHWTQPTEARGMTRWSNIGGMTRISFAPRNRDRAPIAGIWRPGNTDLEPWEIPHLPFDDVFPMRHFPP, from the coding sequence ATGAGCGGCCCGGTTACGCAAGCCGTCTACCGCGGCGTCATGTTTTTTACCGATCCGCACCTCGCTGCAACGCCGCCGTACGAGCGTCGGGAGGGATACCTGGAGCACGTGCTGGCCAAGGTCTCGGCGTGTCTGGAACATGCCCGGGAGTCGGAGCTGCTGCCTGTGCTGCTCGGTGATTTCTTCCACCGCCGGCCCGGGAATGTCCGCCAGCTGCTGCGTCGGGTCTTCGAAGTGCTGGAACCGTACGCCGGCACATCTTTCCGGCCTTGGGTGCTGCAGGGCAACCACGACCAGGAGGAGGGCGCCGGGTCCGAGAATTCGAGCCTTCACGTCTGCGCTCTGGCCGGAATGATTCACCTGATGGACGTATCCGGCGTCCATGGCCGGTTCCATGTGGATGGTTGCGAAGTGGCCCTGGGGGCAACACCGTACGGCATGACGCTTCCGTCAGCAGTGGAGCGGGCCGGCGCCGACTATGTGCTGTGGGGATCGCATTGTGGCATAGGGTTTCGGGATGTTGTTCGCAAGTACCCGCCGCTGCATGAAATTCAAGGAGTGGACTGGGTGGTCAACGGGCATCTCCACTGGACGCAGCCTACTGAGGCGCGCGGCATGACCCGCTGGTCCAACATCGGCGGCATGACGCGCATCTCCTTTGCACCGCGGAACCGGGACCGGGCACCCATCGCCGGCATCTGGCGCCCCGGCAATACGGATCTGGAACCCTGGGAGATACCGCACCTGCCTTTCGACGACGTGTTTCCGATGCGGCATTTCCCCCCATAA
- a CDS encoding DUF2795 domain-containing protein, with protein sequence MERCLTPREIQSCLQGMRWPASRQELKDQLFSQGMGIAMIGVLTDISAADIQNEEEARQVLERIFNQP encoded by the coding sequence ATGGAAAGATGTTTGACGCCCAGAGAGATACAATCCTGTCTGCAGGGCATGCGCTGGCCTGCATCGCGTCAGGAACTCAAAGACCAGCTGTTCTCCCAGGGTATGGGTATAGCAATGATCGGTGTCCTGACGGACATATCCGCTGCCGATATCCAGAACGAAGAAGAAGCGCGGCAGGTGCTGGAGAGGATTTTCAACCAGCCCTGA
- a CDS encoding DUF2795 domain-containing protein, giving the protein MSHYKPEEMAALSRYLKDANFPATRKSIMELAVENGAPERSLEALAKIPDRDYIHLDDVVEQVGSLHK; this is encoded by the coding sequence ATGTCCCACTACAAACCCGAAGAAATGGCAGCGTTGTCGCGTTACCTGAAGGACGCCAACTTTCCGGCCACGAGAAAGTCCATCATGGAACTCGCCGTGGAAAATGGCGCGCCGGAACGATCGCTGGAAGCCCTGGCCAAGATACCGGACCGGGACTACATCCATCTCGACGATGTGGTCGAGCAGGTGGGGTCGTTGCATAAGTAG
- the icd gene encoding NADP-dependent isocitrate dehydrogenase yields MNPTVYYIEGDGIGPEVWKAARPVIDAAVEKTYADGRRLEWKELLAGEKAYEATGAYLPEETLETLKTANLAMKGPLTTPVGKGFRSLNVTLRQTLDLYACIRPVRYFQGIESPVKHPEKVDMVVFRENTEDVYAGIEYSAGSAEAARLIAFLREELGAEVDPSSGVGIKPICAWRSKRLVRKAIRYALDNGRKSVTLVHKGNIMKFTEGAFMQWGYELASEEFGDRTIPESAGEDAGDRVLINDRIADAMFQEALIRPEQYDIIATTNLNGDYLSDALAAQVGGLGLAPGVNMSDKLAFYEPTHGTAPTIAGQDKANPGSLILSGAMLLAHVGWTEAAERIHKAVDTVIGNKTVTVDLAGQIQGARTVGCTEFGELLQVQL; encoded by the coding sequence ATGAATCCCACCGTGTACTACATCGAAGGGGACGGCATCGGCCCCGAGGTCTGGAAGGCCGCGCGTCCCGTCATCGACGCCGCCGTAGAGAAAACATACGCCGACGGCCGCCGTCTGGAATGGAAAGAGCTGCTTGCCGGCGAAAAAGCGTACGAGGCCACAGGCGCCTACCTGCCCGAGGAAACGCTTGAAACGCTCAAGACGGCGAATCTCGCCATGAAAGGCCCGCTCACCACGCCCGTGGGCAAGGGCTTCCGCAGCCTGAACGTGACCTTGCGCCAGACGCTGGATCTTTATGCCTGCATCCGTCCGGTGCGCTATTTCCAGGGCATCGAATCGCCGGTCAAGCATCCGGAAAAAGTGGATATGGTCGTGTTTCGTGAAAACACCGAGGATGTCTACGCCGGCATCGAGTATTCTGCAGGATCGGCTGAGGCGGCCAGGCTCATCGCCTTTCTGCGCGAGGAACTGGGCGCCGAGGTGGACCCCTCCAGCGGCGTGGGCATCAAACCCATCTGCGCCTGGCGCTCCAAGCGCTTGGTCCGCAAGGCAATCCGCTACGCATTGGACAACGGCCGCAAGTCCGTGACCCTGGTGCACAAGGGCAACATCATGAAGTTCACCGAGGGCGCGTTCATGCAATGGGGCTACGAGCTCGCCTCCGAGGAGTTCGGCGACAGGACCATTCCCGAGTCCGCCGGAGAAGATGCCGGAGACCGCGTGCTGATCAACGACCGCATTGCCGACGCCATGTTCCAGGAAGCCCTCATCCGGCCCGAGCAGTACGATATTATCGCCACCACGAACCTCAACGGCGACTATCTCTCTGACGCTCTCGCCGCGCAGGTGGGCGGCCTCGGCCTCGCGCCTGGCGTGAACATGTCCGACAAGCTCGCCTTTTACGAGCCCACCCACGGCACCGCGCCCACCATTGCCGGGCAGGACAAGGCCAATCCGGGCAGCCTCATCCTCTCCGGGGCCATGCTGCTGGCCCACGTGGGCTGGACCGAAGCGGCCGAGCGCATCCACAAGGCCGTGGACACCGTAATCGGCAATAAGACCGTAACCGTGGATCTGGCCGGCCAGATCCAGGGCGCCAGGACCGTGGGCTGCACCGAATTCGGCGAGCTGCTCCAGGTGCAGCTGTAA
- a CDS encoding tRNA1(Val) (adenine(37)-N6)-methyltransferase yields the protein MASEKTIHNARVSAAGADARVAEARAFFPRGLTQPEGAFRFSVDALLLACFARELRGGREPMTADLGAGCGVVGLALALMREDIRITGVEIEPALVGAAADNNARLGLADRVRVVEADVANLRGGIGNMSEMVHALAPESMDAVVANPPYREPGRGRRPAGEVREAALSETRGALDDFIAAASYLLKNRGQAFFVFSAEGVSRLFAHMTAHRLEPKRLRAVHSCADKPARLVLVEARKNGGPELLWEPPLVMYEKSSAGGRGRLTIDARTFCPFMACNSGEENA from the coding sequence ATGGCCAGCGAAAAAACCATACATAACGCGCGCGTTTCTGCAGCAGGGGCGGATGCCCGGGTTGCCGAGGCGCGCGCTTTTTTCCCTCGCGGCCTGACCCAGCCGGAAGGGGCGTTCCGCTTTTCCGTGGATGCGCTCCTGCTCGCATGTTTTGCGCGGGAGCTGCGCGGCGGGCGCGAACCAATGACGGCGGATCTTGGCGCGGGGTGCGGCGTAGTCGGGCTGGCTCTGGCGCTGATGCGCGAGGATATCCGGATTACCGGCGTAGAAATTGAACCGGCCCTTGTTGGAGCGGCGGCCGATAACAACGCCCGACTCGGCCTGGCTGACCGCGTTCGCGTTGTGGAGGCGGATGTCGCAAACCTGCGCGGCGGAATCGGCAATATGTCGGAGATGGTCCACGCTCTTGCTCCCGAATCCATGGACGCGGTGGTCGCCAACCCGCCGTATCGCGAACCAGGCCGGGGCAGACGGCCTGCCGGCGAGGTGCGCGAAGCCGCATTGTCCGAAACACGCGGGGCACTCGATGACTTCATCGCCGCGGCGTCGTATCTGCTGAAGAACCGAGGCCAGGCGTTTTTCGTTTTTTCGGCGGAAGGCGTTTCCAGGCTTTTTGCGCACATGACCGCGCACCGGCTGGAACCCAAGCGCCTGCGCGCCGTGCACTCCTGCGCGGACAAACCAGCGCGGCTGGTGTTGGTGGAGGCGCGAAAGAACGGCGGTCCCGAACTGCTTTGGGAGCCGCCCCTTGTGATGTACGAAAAGTCATCCGCCGGCGGGCGCGGCCGGCTCACCATCGATGCGAGAACGTTCTGTCCGTTTATGGCCTGCAACTCCGGCGAGGAGAACGCATGA